The proteins below come from a single Serratia fonticola genomic window:
- a CDS encoding NupC/NupG family nucleoside CNT transporter, translating to MSHIAHFALALVVVAILALLVCRDRKNIRIRYVIQLLVIEVLLAYFFLNSEAGLGFVKGFAAMFDKLLGFAGQGTDFVFGGMGDKGLAFFFLKVLCPIVFISALIGILQYIKVLPFIIRIIGTVLSKVNGMGKLESFNAVSSLILGQSENFIAYKDVLGKMSEKRMYTMAATAMSTVSMSIVGAYMTMLDAKYVVAALVLNMFSTFIVLSLVNPYDTSKEEELHLGNLHEGQSFFEMLGEYILAGFKVAIIVAAMLIGFIALIAALNGLFSAIFGLSFQEILGYFFYPFAWILGVPKHEALQVGSIMATKLVSNEFVAMMELQKIGAELSPRSMGILSVFLVSFANFSSIGIVAGAIKGLNEHQGNVVSRFGLKLVYGSTLVSLLSAAITGLVLG from the coding sequence ATGTCCCATATTGCGCACTTTGCGTTAGCGTTAGTGGTGGTTGCAATCCTGGCCCTGTTAGTGTGCCGCGATCGTAAAAACATCCGCATCCGCTATGTTATTCAGTTGTTGGTTATTGAAGTGTTACTGGCCTATTTCTTCCTGAACTCGGAAGCAGGTTTAGGCTTTGTAAAAGGCTTTGCAGCAATGTTCGACAAGTTGCTCGGGTTTGCGGGGCAAGGGACTGATTTTGTGTTCGGCGGGATGGGTGACAAAGGCCTGGCCTTCTTCTTCCTGAAGGTGCTGTGCCCAATCGTGTTCATCTCTGCCCTGATCGGTATTCTGCAATACATCAAAGTGCTGCCGTTTATCATCCGCATCATCGGGACCGTGCTGTCTAAAGTGAACGGTATGGGCAAACTGGAATCCTTCAACGCCGTCAGTTCGTTGATCCTGGGCCAGTCTGAGAACTTCATTGCCTACAAAGATGTGCTGGGCAAGATGTCAGAAAAACGCATGTACACCATGGCCGCTACCGCGATGTCGACAGTTTCCATGTCCATCGTTGGCGCATACATGACCATGCTGGATGCCAAGTATGTCGTGGCGGCGCTGGTACTGAACATGTTCAGCACCTTTATCGTCCTCTCACTGGTCAACCCTTATGACACCAGTAAAGAAGAAGAGCTGCACCTCGGCAATCTGCACGAAGGCCAAAGCTTCTTTGAAATGCTGGGTGAATACATTCTGGCAGGCTTCAAGGTGGCGATTATCGTTGCCGCGATGCTGATTGGCTTTATCGCTCTGATTGCCGCGCTTAACGGCCTGTTCAGCGCCATCTTCGGCCTGAGCTTCCAGGAAATCCTGGGCTACTTCTTCTATCCATTTGCCTGGATCCTTGGCGTGCCTAAGCACGAAGCGCTGCAGGTTGGCAGCATCATGGCGACCAAGCTGGTTTCCAACGAATTCGTTGCCATGATGGAACTACAGAAAATCGGTGCTGAGCTGTCCCCACGCAGCATGGGTATTCTGTCCGTGTTCCTGGTGTCCTTCGCCAACTTCTCTTCTATCGGTATCGTAGCCGGTGCGATTAAAGGGTTGAACGAGCATCAGGGCAACGTGGTTTCACGTTTCGGCCTGAAGCTGGTTTACGGCTCTACCCTGGTTAGCCTGCTGTCAGCAGCCATCACAGGCCTGGTTCTGGGCTAA
- the gltX gene encoding glutamate--tRNA ligase encodes MKIKTRFAPSPTGYLHVGGARTALYSWLFSRHFGGEFVLRIEDTDLERSTQEAIDAIMDGMNWLNLDWDEGPYFQTKRFDRYNAVIDEMLQQGTAYKCYCSKERLEALREKQMENGEKPRYDGHCRDSQCSHTADEPHVVRFRNPQEGSVIFDDKIRGPIEFSNQELDDLIIRRTDGAPTYNFCVVIDDWDMEITHVIRGEDHINNTPRQINILKALGAPVPEYAHVSMILGDDGKKLSKRHGAVGVMQYRDDGYLPQALLNYLVRLGWSHGDQEIFSIDEMKEFFTLDAINKSASAFNTEKLQWLNHHYINHMPAEEVAVYLAWHVEQQGIETRNGPELKDLVKLLGERCKTLKEMAESCHYFYQDFSEFDADAAKKHLRPVARQPLEAVRAKLAAITNWTPENVHDAIQGTADELGVGMGKVGMPLRVAVTGAGQSPGMDVTVHAIGQARSLKRIDQALAYIAEREAQA; translated from the coding sequence ATGAAAATCAAAACCCGTTTCGCCCCAAGCCCGACCGGCTATCTGCACGTCGGCGGCGCCCGTACTGCGCTCTATTCCTGGTTGTTCAGCCGCCATTTCGGCGGTGAGTTTGTATTGCGTATCGAAGATACCGATCTCGAACGTTCAACCCAGGAAGCTATCGACGCAATTATGGATGGCATGAACTGGTTAAATCTGGATTGGGATGAAGGTCCGTACTTCCAGACCAAGCGTTTCGATCGCTACAACGCGGTCATTGATGAAATGCTGCAACAGGGAACGGCCTATAAGTGCTATTGCTCGAAAGAACGCCTGGAAGCGCTGCGTGAAAAGCAAATGGAAAACGGCGAGAAACCACGCTATGACGGTCATTGCCGCGATAGTCAGTGCAGCCACACTGCCGATGAGCCACACGTTGTGCGTTTCCGTAACCCACAGGAAGGCTCGGTCATCTTCGACGATAAAATCCGTGGCCCAATCGAATTCAGCAACCAGGAGCTGGACGATCTGATCATTCGCCGTACCGACGGTGCGCCAACCTATAACTTCTGCGTAGTGATCGATGACTGGGATATGGAAATCACCCACGTGATCCGTGGTGAAGACCATATCAACAACACGCCGCGCCAAATCAACATCCTGAAAGCGCTGGGCGCACCGGTGCCGGAATATGCTCACGTGTCGATGATCCTGGGTGATGACGGTAAAAAGCTGTCTAAACGCCACGGTGCCGTTGGCGTGATGCAATACCGCGATGATGGCTACCTGCCGCAGGCGTTGTTGAACTATCTGGTGCGTCTGGGCTGGTCCCATGGCGATCAGGAAATCTTCTCTATTGATGAGATGAAAGAGTTCTTCACTCTGGATGCGATCAACAAATCCGCCAGCGCCTTCAACACCGAGAAGCTGCAGTGGTTGAACCATCACTACATCAACCATATGCCAGCGGAAGAAGTAGCGGTGTATCTGGCATGGCATGTTGAGCAGCAGGGGATTGAAACCCGCAACGGTCCAGAACTGAAAGATCTGGTCAAACTGCTGGGCGAGCGTTGTAAAACCCTCAAGGAGATGGCGGAGTCTTGCCATTACTTCTACCAGGACTTCAGCGAGTTTGACGCCGATGCGGCGAAGAAACACCTGCGTCCGGTCGCACGCCAGCCGCTGGAGGCCGTACGCGCCAAATTGGCCGCTATTACCAACTGGACGCCAGAGAACGTGCACGATGCCATTCAGGGCACCGCAGACGAACTGGGCGTGGGTATGGGCAAAGTAGGGATGCCATTGCGCGTCGCGGTCACTGGCGCTGGCCAGTCACCGGGCATGGACGTTACCGTACATGCTATCGGCCAGGCTCGCTCCCTCAAGCGTATCGACCAGGCGTTGGCTTATATTGCCGAGCGTGAAGCGCAAGCCTGA